The region CCGCCCGGACCGCCTGCGACGTGGCATTGACGGGAGGATTGTCGATTTCGATCAGGGCGACTGGGCTTGTGGAGTTCAACCTGACCGGATCGACGCCCTCGCGCGAGGCCACCGTCATGGGCGCACCGCGTTCATCGTGAGGAGTTCGTAGGTCGCAACCGTTTCACCCTTGTCCGTCATGATCTCCACGTCCCAGCGTACCTCGCCGTACTGTTCGTTGCGCGGCGATTTGGATTTCGCCGTCAGCCGGACCTTGATGGTCTCGCCCGGCTGCACGGGTTTGACGAAACGTAAGGAGTCGAGACCGTAATTGGCAAGCACCGGTCCGAGATCCGGGTCGACGAAGAGGCCCGCCGCGAAGGACAGGAGCAGATAGCCGTGGGCCACGCGGCCGGGGAAGAACGGATGGTTCTTCGTCGCCTCCTCGCTCATATGGGCATAGAAGGTGTCGCCGGTGAATTCAGCGAAATGCTCGATGTCTTCGAGACTGATCGTGCGTTCCTTGGACACGAAGGTCTGGCCGATGGCGAGATCCTCGAAATGATAGCGGAAGGGGTGGCGTCCCGCTTCGATCGTGGGAGTGCCCTTCATCCAGCTCTGCGTCACCCGCGAGAGCATGGCGGGCGAACCCTGCAGGGCTGTGCGCTGCATGTAATGGTGGACACCGCGCATGCCGCCGAGTTCCTCGCCTCCGCCCGCGCGTCCCGGCCCGCCATGAACCATGTGGGGCATCGGGGAGCCGTGGCCCGTCTGTTCCTTGGCGCAGTCGCGGTCGATCAGCACGAGGCGGCCGTGGAAGGCGCCGACGCCGAAGACGAGGTCGGCCGCAGCCGAGGGATCGTAGGTATAGAGCGAGGCGACGAGGCTGCCGTCGCCCTTGTTCGCCAGGGCCACGGCCTGATCGAGGCCGTCATAGCCCATGACGGTGCAGACGGGGCCGAAAGCCTCGACGCTGTGCACGTTGGTGGCCCGGATCGGGTCCGGGCAATGCAGGACGAGTGGGGGAAGGAAGGCTCCGCGTTCGCGGTCGGCGCCCTCGACCGTGAAGTTGTCGGGATCGCCGACGACGATATCCGCTTCCGCACGCAGCTTCGCCACCTGGGCGAGCACGTCCCGGCGCTGTCCGAGGCCGACGACCGGGCCCATGCGGACGCTTTCGAGCTCGGGATTGCCGACCTTGATCTTGGACAGCCGCTCGCCCAGCGCGTCGATCACTGCCGGCACAAGGGCATTGGGCGCGATGGCACGCCTGATGGCCGTGCATTTCTGTCCCGCCTTCACGGTCATTTCCTTGGCGACCTCCTTGACGAAGAGGTCGAATTCCGGCGTTCCCGGCCCGGCGTCGGGCGCCAGGATCGCGGCGTTGAGTGAGTCGCGTTCGGCGATGAAGCGCACGGATTCGCGCGCGATGACCGGGTGCCGCTGCAGCTTCTGGGCCGTGTCGGCGGAGCCGGTGAACGAGACCACGTCCTGGCAGGTGAGGTGATCGAAGAGATCGCCCGTGGAGCCGACGATGCATTGCAGCGCACCCTCGGGAAGGATGCGGGATTCCGCGATCATGCGCACGAGCGCATGCGCCACATAGGACGTGATCGTCGCGGGCTTCGTGACCACCGGCACGCCGGCCAGGATGGCGGGAGCTAGCTTCTCGAGCATGCCCCAGCACGGGAAATTGAAGGCGTTGATGTGAACGGCGACGCCATGGAGGGGCGTCATTACGTGCTGGCCGACGAAGCTGCCGCCCTTCGACAGGGCCTCGACATTTCCATCCAGAAGGAAGGTGGTGTTGGGCAGCTCGCGGCGACCCTTGGAGGCATAGACGAAGAGGGTGCCGATGCCGCCGTCCACGTCGATGAAGTTGTCGGTCCGCGTGGTGCCGGTCTGGAAGGAGAGCGTGTAGAGCTGCTCCTTGCGCTCCGACAGGTAAATGGCAAGGCGTTTCAGAAGCTCCGCCCGTTGGTGGAAGGTGAGCTTCCGCAAGGCGGGTCCGCCGACCTGCCGGGCAAAGGCCAGCACCTCGCCCATATCGAGACCGCCGCTGGCGACTTGGGCGACCACGTCGCCAGTGACGGCGCTGTGAATGTCGGCCAAGTCCTGACCGGGCGACATCCAACTTCCGCGAACGAAGCTTTCGAGTCTCATGGAGGCACCTTGGAATGCTATGACATGCGGCGGCATTGGCATCGCCGGATTTTTGCTGCATTATTAACCGACCGGCCGGTTAGTCAAGGAATTTTGAGGATGGTCCCGGGCGGACGCATGGCTCGACAGGCATGCCGAAGAATGGGTAGGTGAGAGGCAAATGTCGCCTTGACCATAGAGAACCGGAGTAGGCTTGCATGGTCGCGTTTGTGGAGACTCTGCTGGACAAGTTCCACGAACGGACACCGATCCGGGCAGGGTCGCTGATCGTGACGGTCTTCGGCGATGCGGTGGTACCAAGGGGCGGAGTGCTGTCCCTGACGTCCCTGCACGAGATCATGCGGGCCTTCCGCATCAGCGATACGCTCGTTCGGACGGCCTTGTCCCGCCTCGTGTCCGAGGGTTGGTTCGAGCGATGGAAGGTCGGCCGCAACAGCTATTACCGCCTGACGCCCCATGGTCAGGAGGCTTTCGCCCAGGCCACGCGGCGGATTTACGCCGACCAGCCCCAGGATTGGCAAGGATCCTTCGATCTCCTCCTGCTCGACAATGCCCAGGACCGGAGCGCGCTCAGGAGTGAACTCACGGCGGCAGGTTACGGCGCTCTCGGCCCGGACCTCCTGTTGGCCGCTGCGGCCTCCACTGACGGAACGGGTCCATTCCTGAGGTTGAGCGCGACCCCGGCCGATCCGGCGACGGCCCGGAGGCTCGTGGAAAGGGCATGGCCCCTGGCTGAGATCGAGAGCCGCTACAGGCGTTTCATCGAGACCTATTCGGGAATCCTCAGGGCCCTGACGAGGGGCGCCGGGTTTGCCAATCTCGACGCCCTTCTGGTCCGTATCCTCCTGATCCACGATTACCGCCGATCCGTCCTGAAGGATCCGCTTCTGCCCGCGCAGCTCCTTCCCCAGCCCTGGGCGGGAGTGGAGGCCCGCACTCTCTGCGGCACGATCTACAGGACGCTGCTTCCAGCGGCCGAGCGCTGGATCGACACCCATGCCCAGAACGACACGGGACCGCTGCCGTCGGCCGACCGGGATTTCGGGCGGCGGTTTGCGTCCGCGGAGCCGGTTGCCGCTTTGAAGATCGGTTGATGAATACGTTACAAGAAATTCTTGCATAAACTCATTTCTGTGACATATTAAAAAGGTCTGCGGAAAGCCGGAGAGGCCTGACGCCCGCGCGCAGGGATCTTGCCCGCGCCAGAGATGGGAAGAAGTCGACCCGGCCGCGAAGTCAGGGAGAAGCGCCGTGTACGCACAGATGGTGAAGACGGGCGTCGAGCATGTCCGCTCCAAGGAGGAGATGTCCCCGGAGGAGCAGGCCTTCCAGGATCGCGTCGATGCCGACATCAAGATCGAGCCGAAGGAGTGGATGCCGGAGGCCTATCGCAAGACGCTGATCCGGCAGATCTCGCAGCATGCCCATTCCGAGATCATCGGCATGCAGCCGGAGGGCAACTGGATCACCCGGGCGCCGACCCTGGAGCGCAAGGCGATCCTGCTCGCCAAGGTGCAGGACGAGGCCGGTCACGGCCTTTATCTCTATTGCGCGGCCGAGACCCTGGGCGTGAGCCGCGACGAGATGATGGAGCAGCTCAACAGTGGCAAGGCCAAGTATTCCAGCATCTTCAACTATCCGACGCTCACCTGGGCCGATATCGGGGCCATCGGCTGGCTCGTCGACGGCGCCGCGATCATGAACCAGGTGCCGTTGCAGCGCTGTTCCTATGGCCCCTATTCCCGTGCCATGATCCGCATCTGCAAGGAGGAGAGCTTCCATCAGCGCCAAGGCTACGACGCCATGACGAAGCTCGCCCGCGGGACGCCCGAGCAGAGGCAGATGGCGCAGGACGCCTTGAATCGCTGGTGGTGGCCGTCGCTCATGATGTTCGGCCCCTCCGATGCGGATTCGGTGCATAGCGCCCAGTCCATGCGCTGGAAGATCAAGATCAACTCCAACGACGAGCTGCGCCAGAAATTCGTCGACCAGACCGTGCCGCAGGCCGAGTATCTCGGCCTCACCGTTCCGGATCCCGACCTCAAATGGAACGCGGAGCGCGGCCATTACGATTTCGGCGAGATCAACTGGGACGAGTTCTACCAAGTTATTGCCGGCAACGGTCCCTGCAACCGTCAGCGCCTGCGCGCCCGTGTGAAGGCCTATGAGGAGGGACAGTGGGTGCGCGATGCGGCCGACGCTTATGCGGCCAAGAAGGCGGCACGGGCAAAGGCCAAGGCTGCGTAAGCGGGAGACAAGACATGACCGACAAGAAGGAATGGCCTCTCTGGGAGGTGTTCATCCGCAGCCAGCACGGCCTGGCGCACCGCCACGTGGGCAGCCTGCATGCGCCCGATGCCGAGATGGCGATCATGAACGCGCGGGACGTCTATACGCGCCGCAACGAGGGCGTCAGCATCTGGGTCGTGAAGGCCGCTGACATCTCGGCGAGTTCGCCCGGCGAGAAGGGTCCGCTCTTCGACCCTGCCAACAGCAAGGTCTACCGCCACCCGACCTTCTACGAAATTCCCGAAGAGCTGGGGCACATGTGATGAACGGGCAGGAGGCTCTTTTCGAGTATCTGCTGCGGCTTGGGGACAATGCCCTGATCCTGGGGCATCGCCTGTCGGAATGGTGCGGGCACTCGCCGGCCCTCGAGGAAGATCTGGCGCTCTCCAACGTCGCTCTCGACCTGATCGGGCAGACCCAGCTCTGGCTGAACCTCGCGGGCGAGGTGGAGGACAAGGGACGGGACGCCGACAAGCTCGCGTATCTTCGCGATGCGCGCGACTTCCGCAATGTCCTTCTCGTCGAGCAGCCGAACGGCGACTTTGCCGCCACGATGGCGCGGCAGTTCTATTTCGATGCCTGGCATTACCTGTTGCTGCGCGAGCTGACCGGATCCAAGGATTCCCGCATCGCCGAGATCGCCGCGAAGAGCCTCAAGGAGGTCACCTACCACCTCGAGCGGAGCCGCGACTGGGTTTTGCGCCTCGGCGACGGCACGGAGGAAAGCCATCGCCGGATGCAAAGCGCCATCGACGATCTCTGGATGTATACGGGCGAGCTGTTCGAGGGTGACGACATCGACAAGGCCATGGTCCAGGCGGGGCTGGGCCCCGATCTCGCGGCGCTGCATGAACCCTGGCACGGCCTCGTCCGCGCGACGGCCGAGGAGGCGACGCTGAGCCTCCCGCAGCTCGGCTGGGCTCAGAAGGGCGGAAAGCGCGGCGTCCATTCCGAGCATCTCGGCTACATCCTGGCCGATCTCCAATTCCTGCAGCGGGCCTATCCCAACGCGACGTGGTGAGGAGCGCGGGACCGATGATCGACAGCCTGACACGACCGGACCCGGATCAGATCAGACGCTGGCTGGACGATGTTCCCGATCCGGAGGTGCCCGCCGTCTCGGTCATGGATCTCGGGATCGTTCGCGATGTGCAGTGGGACGGCGATGTACTCGTCGTCGCGATCACCCCGACCTATTCGGGCTGCCCCGCGACGAGCGTCATCGCGTTCGAGATCGAAGCCGCCCTGCGGGCGCGGGGCATCGAACACGTGCGCGTCGAGCGGCGCCTTTCGCCGCCCTGGACGACGGATTGGATCACCTCTCAAGGACGGCGCCGGTTGGAAGCTTACGGCATTGCGCCGCCCGCCGAGAATGCCGGCGGGCCATCGCCTTTCGACCGCTTCCTGCGCAAGCCGCTGGCGATTGCCTGTCCGCGCTGCAAGTCGGTGAACACGGAGCGGGTGAGCGAATTCGGATCGACGCCGTGCAAGGCGCAGTACCGGTGCCGCGACTGCCTCGAGCCTTTCGACTACTTCAAATGCATTTGAAACGAGCGGACGGTCCATGACGAAGTTCTATCCCGTCACAATTGCCGATGTGCGACGCGAAACCCGCGATGCGATCATCCTCACGCTGGACGTGCCGGATGAGCACAAGGAGGCGTTCCGCTTCTCGCCGGGGCAGTACCTGACCCTGCGCACCACCATCGACGGCGACGAGGTGCGGCGATCCTATTCCATCTGCGCGACGCCGATGGAGGGCAGGCTCCGCGTCGGCATCAAGAAAATCGCCGGCGGCGCATTCTCCAGCTGGGCCAGCGAGAAGCTCGCACCCGGGCAGGTCATCGAGGCGATGCCGCCGATGGGCAATTTCTTCGTGCCTCTCGACCAGACCCGCAAGCGTCACTTCGTGGGCTTCGCGGCAGGCAGCGGGATCACGCCTCTGCTCAGCATCGTCAAGACGACGCTGGTTGCCGAACCGCAATCCTCCTTCACGCTGTTCTACGGCAACCGCGCTTCGAGCTCGATCATGTTCCGCGAGGAGCTGGAGGATCTGAAGAACGAGCATCTCGACCGGTTCAGCCTGATCCACATCCTCAGCCGCGAGCAGCAGGATATCGACCTCTTCAATGGGCGCCTGACCAAGGAAAAATGCGATCAGCTCCTCGACCATTGGATCGACGCATCGTCTATCGACACCGCTTTCATCTGCGGGCCGCAGGACATGATGCTGGGCGTCGCGCAGAGCCTCGAGGAGCATGGCCTCGACAAGCGCCAGATCAAGTTCGAGCTCTTCGCCACCTCGACGCCGAGCCGCCGACAGCGCCGGCCCGAGGAGACGGCCGCGGAGGATCGCAAGAACCTGTGCGAGGCCACCATCGTCATCGACGGGCGGGCCCGGAGCCTCACATTCGAGAAGGGCACCGCCTCGGTTCTCGATGCTGCCACGGCCGAGGGGCTCGAGCTCCCTTATGCCTGCAAGGGGGGCGTCTGCTCCACCTGCCGGGCCATGCTGGTCGAAGGCGAGGTCGACATGGACGCGAACTTCGCTTTGGAAGATTACGAGATCGCCCGCGGGTATATCCTGACTTGCCAGAGCTATCCCGTGAGCGACAAGATCCTGGTCGATTTCGACAAATGACGAGGGAGCGGCTCCCATGGTCGATGATGAGGATCTCGTCACCTTCATAGCCGGCGGCGGCCGGCTGAGCGCGCCGGGGAACGTCACGCCGCGTTATCGCGGCGAGCTGATGCGCCTGATGGCGATCTTCATCGATTCGGAGATGGCGGGGGCCTCCGGTTTCGCCGACTGCATCAACCTGGCACCGGGACTGAAGGAGCGGATCATCGCGACCCGCATCGTCTTCGACAAGTTCAACCATGCCCGGCAGGTTCTGGACCTGATGGAGCAGTTCGGCGCCAACACGGCCCAGTATGTGGGCGCCCATCCCTGGGGATCCCGTCTCGACCGCAGCGTCAATCTCGGCACGCGGCGCATGGAAGGCGACATGCGGCTCAACGTGTTCCACTACCCGATCAACGGCTGGGTCGACGCGGTGGTGATGAACTGCCTGATGGGACAGGCAACCGTGGTGCAGCTCGACGAGCTGACGCGCGGTTCCTACCAGCCTCTTGCCGACGCGTTGGCCGACATCCTTCCTGCCGAAAAGCGCCACGCGGAGCTCGGACAACAGGGATTGCAGGTTGCCTTGGAGAGAGGGCACGACAGGACCGACGCCCAGGCCTCGGTCAATTACTGGTATCCTCGCGTGGCCGACACCTTCGGCAGCAGCGCGTCGGACCATTTCGCCCAGCATCGGAAATACGGATTGCGTCAGAAGGGCCGGGAGGAGTTGACCGTCGAGTGGCAGAGCCTCGTCCATCCGATGCTCTCGCGCTTTGGTCTTGCTGTTCCGGAGACGATATCCGCCAGGTCGTCACCTCCCATGTCATCACCGGGCTCGTCCCGGTGATCTCGATCGGAAAGGCGCGGCGCTTTACGGAAGCGGGATGGCCGCAACAAGTGCGGCCATGACGTTGGGAGATCTCGGATCGACTCTGCATGCATCGCGTCGACCCGCGGGGCAGAACGATCCTTGAGCGGACAAGGTCCTATTCCGCTGCGCTGGCGCGCCGTGACGAGGCGGCGGGCTCTGCGTGGAGATTGCGGGTTCCATCCACGATGAGCTGCGAAACGAGTGCGGCATAATCCGCGCGGGTCACCTCGCCGGTGCTCTTGAACCAGAGATAGTGCCAGTTGATCATGCCGAAGAGAGACATGGTCACGGGCTTGAGCAGCTTTGTCCCCTTGAGCTGCGGCGCCACGCCCGCCACCGCATCGGAGAAGATCTTCACCAGCTCCCGCTCCACGGACTTGAGCTCTCCCTGCCGATCGGCAGGGAGCAGGCGCATGCCGTTGATCTGCACGTTGTGCTGGGCATCGGCATCGCGATAGGCCTCGAGCAGGGCCGCGACCAGCTCCTTCAGGCGATCTTCGGGTGAAAGGTCCGGTCGGTCGGCCGCCTCGACCACCTCGAGCAGTTCCTCGAGATGGAAACGGATCACGTCGAAGAGCAGCTCCTCCTTATCCCTGTAGTAGTGGTAAAGATTGGCCTTGGAGACCCCGCAGGCTTCCGCGATCTTGCTCATGGAGGCGCGGTCGTATC is a window of Microvirga lotononidis DNA encoding:
- a CDS encoding Phenylacetic acid catabolic protein: MVDDEDLVTFIAGGGRLSAPGNVTPRYRGELMRLMAIFIDSEMAGASGFADCINLAPGLKERIIATRIVFDKFNHARQVLDLMEQFGANTAQYVGAHPWGSRLDRSVNLGTRRMEGDMRLNVFHYPINGWVDAVVMNCLMGQATVVQLDELTRGSYQPLADALADILPAEKRHAELGQQGLQVALERGHDRTDAQASVNYWYPRVADTFGSSASDHFAQHRKYGLRQKGREELTVEWQSLVHPMLSRFGLAVPETISARSSPPMSSPGSSR
- the paaA gene encoding 1,2-phenylacetyl-CoA epoxidase subunit PaaA translates to MYAQMVKTGVEHVRSKEEMSPEEQAFQDRVDADIKIEPKEWMPEAYRKTLIRQISQHAHSEIIGMQPEGNWITRAPTLERKAILLAKVQDEAGHGLYLYCAAETLGVSRDEMMEQLNSGKAKYSSIFNYPTLTWADIGAIGWLVDGAAIMNQVPLQRCSYGPYSRAMIRICKEESFHQRQGYDAMTKLARGTPEQRQMAQDALNRWWWPSLMMFGPSDADSVHSAQSMRWKIKINSNDELRQKFVDQTVPQAEYLGLTVPDPDLKWNAERGHYDFGEINWDEFYQVIAGNGPCNRQRLRARVKAYEEGQWVRDAADAYAAKKAARAKAKAA
- a CDS encoding TetR/AcrR family transcriptional regulator, giving the protein MARTRATDYDDKRRAILDRSAELFAEHGYDRASMSKIAEACGVSKANLYHYYRDKEELLFDVIRFHLEELLEVVEAADRPDLSPEDRLKELVAALLEAYRDADAQHNVQINGMRLLPADRQGELKSVERELVKIFSDAVAGVAPQLKGTKLLKPVTMSLFGMINWHYLWFKSTGEVTRADYAALVSQLIVDGTRNLHAEPAASSRRASAAE
- the paaE gene encoding 1,2-phenylacetyl-CoA epoxidase subunit PaaE, translated to MTKFYPVTIADVRRETRDAIILTLDVPDEHKEAFRFSPGQYLTLRTTIDGDEVRRSYSICATPMEGRLRVGIKKIAGGAFSSWASEKLAPGQVIEAMPPMGNFFVPLDQTRKRHFVGFAAGSGITPLLSIVKTTLVAEPQSSFTLFYGNRASSSIMFREELEDLKNEHLDRFSLIHILSREQQDIDLFNGRLTKEKCDQLLDHWIDASSIDTAFICGPQDMMLGVAQSLEEHGLDKRQIKFELFATSTPSRRQRRPEETAAEDRKNLCEATIVIDGRARSLTFEKGTASVLDAATAEGLELPYACKGGVCSTCRAMLVEGEVDMDANFALEDYEIARGYILTCQSYPVSDKILVDFDK
- the paaD gene encoding 1,2-phenylacetyl-CoA epoxidase subunit PaaD produces the protein MIDSLTRPDPDQIRRWLDDVPDPEVPAVSVMDLGIVRDVQWDGDVLVVAITPTYSGCPATSVIAFEIEAALRARGIEHVRVERRLSPPWTTDWITSQGRRRLEAYGIAPPAENAGGPSPFDRFLRKPLAIACPRCKSVNTERVSEFGSTPCKAQYRCRDCLEPFDYFKCI
- the paaC gene encoding 1,2-phenylacetyl-CoA epoxidase subunit PaaC produces the protein MNGQEALFEYLLRLGDNALILGHRLSEWCGHSPALEEDLALSNVALDLIGQTQLWLNLAGEVEDKGRDADKLAYLRDARDFRNVLLVEQPNGDFAATMARQFYFDAWHYLLLRELTGSKDSRIAEIAAKSLKEVTYHLERSRDWVLRLGDGTEESHRRMQSAIDDLWMYTGELFEGDDIDKAMVQAGLGPDLAALHEPWHGLVRATAEEATLSLPQLGWAQKGGKRGVHSEHLGYILADLQFLQRAYPNATW
- the paaB gene encoding 1,2-phenylacetyl-CoA epoxidase subunit PaaB, with the translated sequence MTDKKEWPLWEVFIRSQHGLAHRHVGSLHAPDAEMAIMNARDVYTRRNEGVSIWVVKAADISASSPGEKGPLFDPANSKVYRHPTFYEIPEELGHM
- a CDS encoding PaaX family transcriptional regulator, with product MVAFVETLLDKFHERTPIRAGSLIVTVFGDAVVPRGGVLSLTSLHEIMRAFRISDTLVRTALSRLVSEGWFERWKVGRNSYYRLTPHGQEAFAQATRRIYADQPQDWQGSFDLLLLDNAQDRSALRSELTAAGYGALGPDLLLAAAASTDGTGPFLRLSATPADPATARRLVERAWPLAEIESRYRRFIETYSGILRALTRGAGFANLDALLVRILLIHDYRRSVLKDPLLPAQLLPQPWAGVEARTLCGTIYRTLLPAAERWIDTHAQNDTGPLPSADRDFGRRFASAEPVAALKIG
- the paaZ gene encoding phenylacetic acid degradation bifunctional protein PaaZ, which codes for MRLESFVRGSWMSPGQDLADIHSAVTGDVVAQVASGGLDMGEVLAFARQVGGPALRKLTFHQRAELLKRLAIYLSERKEQLYTLSFQTGTTRTDNFIDVDGGIGTLFVYASKGRRELPNTTFLLDGNVEALSKGGSFVGQHVMTPLHGVAVHINAFNFPCWGMLEKLAPAILAGVPVVTKPATITSYVAHALVRMIAESRILPEGALQCIVGSTGDLFDHLTCQDVVSFTGSADTAQKLQRHPVIARESVRFIAERDSLNAAILAPDAGPGTPEFDLFVKEVAKEMTVKAGQKCTAIRRAIAPNALVPAVIDALGERLSKIKVGNPELESVRMGPVVGLGQRRDVLAQVAKLRAEADIVVGDPDNFTVEGADRERGAFLPPLVLHCPDPIRATNVHSVEAFGPVCTVMGYDGLDQAVALANKGDGSLVASLYTYDPSAAADLVFGVGAFHGRLVLIDRDCAKEQTGHGSPMPHMVHGGPGRAGGGEELGGMRGVHHYMQRTALQGSPAMLSRVTQSWMKGTPTIEAGRHPFRYHFEDLAIGQTFVSKERTISLEDIEHFAEFTGDTFYAHMSEEATKNHPFFPGRVAHGYLLLSFAAGLFVDPDLGPVLANYGLDSLRFVKPVQPGETIKVRLTAKSKSPRNEQYGEVRWDVEIMTDKGETVATYELLTMNAVRP